CAAATTCACCATTAACAAACCTTGAGCGGTCCGTACTGGCAATAAAACATGGTATCCGACCTTGCCTGCTTCCGTTCGATTGTCGAGTAGGAATAATTTTTCTGATAATGGTCTAGCCTCCACCGAGAATGGCACATCACGCTTATCGTCTAGGTTAAGAAGACTTTGCAAACCTATATCCGAGGCCTGTTGGCGCAGTTCAATTTGGGCCAGCCTTTCACTTTTATGCTGACCACGCTGTACCTGCCACCACCCCAGTGCACATAGCACGGCCACCACAAAAATAATAAAAACAGTGGTAATATATGGATGTTTCTGGTCAGATGAAGTCGTTGAATTATCGGCCATAATGTAGAGGAGAAATCGATTTTGCTAGTAAAACTGATCGTAGGCGGCTTGTTATTATTTATGCTGTATAACTTATTTCGCGCCATGATGATAATGCTAAAAAACGACCCTAATCAGCCTCCCATGAGTAAGTTTATTGGCCGCAGAGTACTGGTGTCGGTAGCAATTGTACTTTTACTGCTGTTGGCCGTAGCGACAGGGTTAATAACTCCGAATCCGCGCCCGTATTAACGGGCGCTATCAAATGTCTTTTATAGGATATATACGAAGAAAAACAGCATAACCCAGACTACATCGACAAAGTGCCAATACCAACTACCCGCTTGGAACGCAAAGTGATTCTCTGGGGTAAAGTGTCCTTTGAGTATCCGTAAGAACAACACAATCAATATAATGGTTCCCAGGGTTACGTGCATTCCGTGAAACCCGGTAAGCAAAAAGAATGTATTACCGTATACACCAGATTGCAGGGTCAGATTCATTTCCCGATAAGCATGCACATACTCTTCAACCTGCAGAGTGATAAAGAAAAACCCGAGTAAAATAGTCACACCTAAGAAAGCAATTAACTGGCTACGTTTTTGTTTTTCCAAGGCTACATGCGCGTAATGACAGGTGACCGATGATACCAATAATATGATGGTGTTATATAAAGGTAATCCCATCCACCCCATAGCTTCGGTCTCAACACCCCCTGGGGTTTTAATTAACGGCCAAACCGCTTCAAAATTTGGCCATAATACTTCGCCAGTCATCGCGTTATTGCCCGCTCCGTCAAGCCACGGAACCGAGATAACACGTGCATAAAATAACGCACCAAAGAAGGCGGCAAAGAACATCACTTCAGAAAAAATAAACCACGCCATTCCCTGTCGATAAGAGCGCCCTAGTTGCTCACTGTATAGGCCAGACATAGACTCGTGGATTTGATTGTTAAACCAACCAATCAACATCACTATCAAGGTAACGATGCCAGCAACCAAAGTCCAACCGCCGTAACCGCTTTCTCCACGGGTTTGCTCTACCACAAAATTGCCTGCACCAAAGGCAATTAAAAATAAAGCCACCGCGCCGACAATGGGCCAGGGGCTTTGGTCAGGAACGTAATATTTTTGGTACTCTTGTTCTTGTTGTGCCATTTGATTTTCCTTTTATCCTTGGTTCATCGCAACGTCTTGAGCACTGGCTGTGACGTCGTACAAGGTATATTGAAGCGTAAAAAACGTAATATCTTTAGGCAGTTGCGGATCAACATAAAATTTCATCGGCATTAACGCTTCTTGTCCCGCCGCTAGAGGCTGATGATTGAAGCAGAAACACTCTGTTTTGTTGATATAAATCGCCGCCGTACCTGGAGATACGGAAGGGATCGCTTGCGCCACATAGTCTTTTGTCGTTGAATTTTTAACGTAAAAATCAACTTGATTCATCTCTCCTGGATACACTTCTATTTTGCGGGTTTGTGCTTTGAATTCCCAAGGCATTCCCGTGTTTGTACGGGTAATGAATTCAATAGTGACAATCCGTGAGCGATCGATTTCAACCGACTCATAGATCGCTGCGTTGTCACTGGTTTTACCGTTAAGACCGGTCACCTGACAAAACACCTCGTACAAAGGCACCAGCGCAAATGCAAAACCGAACATGCCAAAGACAATCGCGACAAGCTTGATAACCAGCTTGCCGTTTTTGTCTTGGCTAGTAGAAGTATCCTGTGTCATACAATAATGACTTTACTTGATCACAGGAGGGGTTTCGAAGGTGTGATAAGGTGCTGGCGATGGGATTTCCCATTCAAGCCCCTCAGCGCCTTCCCAAACTTGAGCGCTAACCGGATCACCCTTTTTACGACAAGCTTTAATTAGCAGTGCTAGGAATATTAGTTGCGACAAACCAAATGCAAAGCCACCTAAACTAATCCACTTGTTGAAGTCGGCAAATTGCAGAGCATAATCAGGAATACGACGAGGCATACCAGCTAAGCCAACGAAATGCATAGGGAAGAACAACACGTTAACGGAAATTAATGAGCACCAGAAATGCCATTTAGCCAAAGTGATGTCAAACATTTTGCCGGTCCACTTGGGTAACCAATAATAGACCGCAGCCATAATCGAGAATATCGCGCCGGTCACCAATACGTAATGGAAATGAGCGACTACAAAGTAGGTATCATGATATTGGAAATCCACAGGCGTAATCGCCAGCATTAATCCAGATAATCCTCCAATGGTGAACAACACAATAAATGCCAGTGCAAATAACATGGGCACTTCAAAAGACAAGGAACCTCGCCACATGGTTGCTACCCAGTTGAACACTTTCACCCCGGTAGGTACCGATATCAACATAGTTGCGAACATAAAGAACAGTTCGGCCCCCACTGGCATCCCTGTGGTAAACATATGGTGAGCCCAAACAATAAACGACAACAACGCAATAGACGTGGTGGCGTAAACCATTGAGGCATAACCAAACAGCTTTTTACGAGAGAAGGTCGGAATGATTGCTGATATGATACCGAATGCGGGCAGGATCATGATATACACTTCAGGATGACCGAAGAACCAGAAAATATGCTGGAACATAACTGGGTCACCACCGCCTGCTGCGTTAAAGAAACTAGTGCCAAAGAACTTATCGGTCAGCACCATGGTAACGGCACCCGCCAATACTGGCATAACTGCTATCAGCAAGAATGCAGTGATCAGCCACGTCCAAACGAACAACGGCATTTTCATCCATGTCATGCCTGGGGCACGCATGTTGAAAATCGTTACGATGACGTTGATAGCACCCATAATCGATGAGATACCCATGATGTGTACAGAGAATACAAACAACGCAGTGGTATCGTTACTATAGGTAGTTGAAAGGGGAGCGTAGAACGTCCAACCAAATGCTGGGCCACCACCTTCCATAAATAATGAAGCAAGTAGGATGGTAAATGCCATTGGCAAAATCCAGAAGCTCCAGTTATTCATGCGCGGTAAAGCCATATCTGGCGCACCGATCATCATAGGTACTAGCCAGTTAGCTAAGCCAGTAAAGGCAGGCATAACCGCACCAAATACCATGATCAACCCATGCACTGTGGTCATCTGATTAAAAAAGTTAGGCTCAACAATTTGCAGGCCTGGCTGAAATAATTCTGCTCGAATTACCATGGCCATTGCGCCACCAATCAAGAACATGATGAACGCGAACCAAAGGTACAAAGTACCAATATCTTTATGGTTAGTAGTAAACAGCCAACGCTTTATGCCGCTTGGCGCATGATGATGATGGTCATCATGATGCAGGTCTTGTGTTGCAGTACTCATAATTAACCTCCTATTGACCCGTCATAACGGCGTTGATGTCTTTTGCTTGGATCATGTCACCCGTATTGTTACCCCAAGCATTTCGCTCATAAGTCACAACGGCGGCAATCTCACTCATTGTTAATTGTTTGCCAAACGCCTGCATAGCAGTGCCAGTTTTGCCATTTATAACAATGTCGATATGGGCAGGAATATCGTTCAGTGCCATTGCACTGCCAGCCAAAGCTGGGAATACACCTGGCAAACCACCACCGTTAGGCTGATGACAGGCTGCACAAGTGCGCATATAGACCTGCTCGCCAGTGGCCATCAATTCATCCATACTCATATTTAACGCTAGCAAACGTTGTTCTTCTTCTTTTGCTTTGCGTTGGGATTCTTGTTGTGCCGTGATCCAGGCTTGATATTCGGCGGGCTCTTTGGCAATAACGACGATTGGCATGAATCCGTGATCTTTACCGCATAGCTCTGCACATTGCCCACGGTAAATGCCGGCATGATTCACATTGGCCCAAGCTTCATTGATAAAACCAGGGTTGGCGTCTTTTTTGACGGCGAAATCCGGTACCCACCAAGAATGAATAACATCATCTGAGGTCACTAAAAAGCGGACTTTTTTACCGGTAGGAATAACCAAAGGTCTATCTACTTCCAATAAGTAGTTTTCACCTTTAGCAAAGCGATTGCTAATTTGTTCCGGTTGAGTGGCTAATGATGAGTAAAATTCTACGTCATCATCCATATATTTATAATGCCACTTCCACTGTGAACCTGTGACTAACACCGTCACATCTGCTGCACTGGCATCTTCCATGGCGATTAAAGTTTTTGCAGCAGGAAAGGCCATCACCACGAGGATAACGAATGGAATGATGGTCCAAGCAATTTCTACTTTTACGCTCTCATGAAAATGAGCAGGCTTAGCACCCCGTGATTTGCGGTGAAAAAACATGCTGTAAAACATCACACCGAACACAAGTACGGCAATAACAACACATATGCCAAACATCAACATGTGCAAGTCATAGACTTCAGCACTGATGTCTGTCACACCCTGTCGTAGATTCAGCTGGTATTGGTCAGCAGTCGAATTCGTTTCTGCTGAGGTAGCAAACGCAATGATACTGGTCAGTAAGACCGATGCGCCGGACCATGTCTTTTTCACTCAACACCTCCTGGTGATTTAAGCCTTTTCCAAGGGAGTAACGCACAGATAATATCCGCCAAAAACTCTAACGTGGTAAATGACTTGATTTATTTTTGTTATGAATCTGTTAATTGACGTATAAGAATTACTCAATCAGCCAATGGAGTCTAGTGTTTTTTGTTGTTATTAGAAACAACTGATTGATTTTTATCCAAAATAGGCTAAATGAAGTATTTTAAGTGATATTCACCTGCCAACCTGCAAAATAATATGCTGTTAGAATCATTGTGATTATTTTTTTTTGCCTGATGACGGTTTGGGGCGGGAATTGAAGTACATAAAAAGTAGTAAGTTATTCGTTGCTAAAGAGGGGAGCGAAAAGCAGCTAGAAATAGCCAATGGCTTTCACCAGTGGCTAATTGTTTTATCAAATACCTGGAAATTAACGAAGTGGCTATTTACATCCAGTCAGCGTTACGGATCACACCAACAGCAATGCCTTCAATATTGAACGGCTGTGATGCCAAGTCAACTTTGATGGTATTGAAATCGTCATTTTCCGCATGCAATAGTACTTCTCGCCCCCGTTTTTCAAGACGCTTTACCGTTACATCTTCGTCGACACGAGCGACTACCACCTGGCCATTGTGCACATCGGTTGTTCTATGTACGGCTAATAAATCACCGTCTAAAATACCGATATCTTTCATACTCATACCACTGACGCGCAGCAGGAAGTCGGCACTGGGTTTAAATAAATTAGGATCAACCTTGTAGTGACATTCTACATGTTCTTCAGCCAAGATCGGCTCACCCGCAGCAACGCGACCAATTAAAGGTAGGCCTAACTCTTCAGGCACATCATCTAGCGGCACATTTAACTTTATGCCCCGTGAGGTACCCGGTAATATTTCGATCACACCTTTTCTAGCCAAGGCTTTTAGATGTTCTTCTGCAGCATTAGCGGATTTGAAGCCTAATTCCCGGGCAATTTCAGCACGAGTAGGGGGCATGCCAGTTTCAGACATAGTTGTCTTGATGAGCTGGAGTATTTCTGCTTGTCTTGGAGTTAGTGGACGCATAAACAGCCTGTTATTCTATACAGTTCAACTGGTAGTATATACAGTTAATCTCATAAAACAAATCTAGTTGCCGTTATTATTTTTCCCGGGCTTTATAGTGGAATGATTTTCTATCTTCTTCAGACAATACATGTTCAAGCATCTTGGGGTCACAAGCACCAATCTGTATGAAGTTTTGTCGACCTTGGCGCAACGACATATGATTTGGTCCCGAGTAATTATCTTGCGCATTCACGTCAACGCCATCATCCTCCCAAAAACAGATGGGGCATATCAGGTAGCTTGCTCTTTGTGACAAGGTAAAATAGTCGCAACAAGGGCATTGCTCAACAAGATTAGTATTTTTTTTTGGTTCATACCAGTCTAACTCGTTCATACGCCTTCCCCTAGCAACGCTTTGTTATGTACTCTAGTCTGTTAACTCGCACCGCGTAATCAGTGCAAGCTATAACGTTACAGTTTACTGGGCAACTCTAATATAGACACACTTTTTTCGCTATATTACGATTACGAATTAACAGCTGTTAAGGAATACTTGCATTAAAAGCAGGTTAAAATTGCAGAATACGATTTAACCAACGAAAAATAGCATTCAGTAAAGATTATTTCTATCGAAACAACTACTCACACTATTTCCCGATTGTTATTCAGAAGGTTACTTTGTTACCACCCAAACTGCATGAATGATACCCGGAACATAAAACAGTATACAAAGCAGCACATTGATTAATAAATCTTTCCCGAAACCACTTTTTAGCAAAACAGCGATAGGCGGTAGAAGAATAGCCAAAATAATTAATACCAGTTTATTCATTTCCTGAGTCTCCAATATTTATTCTTTGTCACTACAATGCCGTATTTGAATCTTGTCGTCTAGATTGATAGAAAATAATTAATGAAAATAGCAGTTCAATCCCGCTACCTATAAAAGCACCGACAACAAACTTAGCCCCGAATAGAATACATAAAACACCACAGAGCATCAGCAGACCACCCAAGAACCAATAAAGCTTAGTTGCATATAAAGTCTGAAACGGCAGATAACGTACACCAATTATCAGCAACATAATCGGATAAAACCACTCCACTTGAAGCTTTGCTACATAGAAAGCGATAAACAAGCCCACAAACAAAATAATGGTGCTTTCCAACGCGAGTTTTCCTAAGGGATTATCAGGCAGATGCGCTCCTGGGCGCTTGAGTGCTTTTGACAATAGTATTGCGATTGGATGAATCAACATGCCAGCAAAAAAAAGAGTGTACATACTTGCTTGGTTGGACGACAACAGCGCGACTAAGCCGGCTATCCCCCAAATTATGCCAGAGGCAAAAACCCCCATAGAACCGCCAAAATAGGCGAAGTTCATATTTCCCTGTGCTTGATTGAAGTTCATCATTACTCCTTGTTTTGCCATCTATAAAACACTGAATTAAGGGTAAAGGCTATGGCTTATTATGTGTTCCACTAACAGGACGTTTGTGTTTAATGCATGTGCTGATCTGCATCTGTTTTGTGAGTGGATGAGATTGTAATATTGTCCTTTCACGCCACCACGCCAAAAACCCGCCCCACAGCAGCAGTTAGCGCCATAGCAAGCGCCCCCCAAAATGTGACTCTTATGGCGCCAACAGATATAGCTGCGCCACCTGCTCGGGCTGCAAGAGCACCCAGTAATGCCAAAAATAATAATGAAGAGACAGCCACAGATGGAATTAATTGAGCTCCAGGGATGACCCAGGCCACCAGCAAAGGAAGCGCTGCGCCAAGGGTGAAAGTTGCCGCTGAAAAAAGTGCTGCCTGTACAGGTTGTGCAGCACCACTTTCCGATAGTCCTATTTCGTCACGAGCATGGGCCCCAAGGGCGTCATGGGCCATTAATTTCTCTGCAACTTGCATAGCCAAAGCGGAATCCAGCCCTCGGGTAACATAAATCTGTGCAAGCTCATCTTTCTCGAAGTCGAAATCATCTTCTAAGGAACGTTTCTCCATTGCCAAATCAGCATTTTCGGTATCAGATTGGGAGCTGACAGACACGTATTCTCCCGCTGCCATCGACATAGCCCCTGCCACTAAGCCCGCAACGCCCGCCAATAAAATACTCTCATGAACGGCACTCGCCGCAGCGACACCAATAATCAGACTAGCGGTAGATACGATCCCGTCATTGGCGCCTAAAACTGCTGCACGTAGCCAACCAACCCGATGTGAACGATGAATTTCATGGTGACTCATACTTGCCTCGTTAGGTATAGAGCGCCAATGCACGCTGCATATTGCGCTCAATTTCAGGAAACGTTTACGGCTTCACAACGATAAACAGACGGCGATTTTAACACAGTTATACGACACCAATACAACTCTGTCCATGCAACCATATAGTTCTCAACCGAGAGTCGTCAGCAAGGTGCACACTAACGCAATGC
Above is a window of Aliiglaciecola sp. LCG003 DNA encoding:
- a CDS encoding YqaE/Pmp3 family membrane protein, with the protein product MNKLVLIILAILLPPIAVLLKSGFGKDLLINVLLCILFYVPGIIHAVWVVTK
- a CDS encoding CPCC family cysteine-rich protein, producing the protein MNELDWYEPKKNTNLVEQCPCCDYFTLSQRASYLICPICFWEDDGVDVNAQDNYSGPNHMSLRQGRQNFIQIGACDPKMLEHVLSEEDRKSFHYKAREK
- the lexA gene encoding transcriptional repressor LexA, with product MRPLTPRQAEILQLIKTTMSETGMPPTRAEIARELGFKSANAAEEHLKALARKGVIEILPGTSRGIKLNVPLDDVPEELGLPLIGRVAAGEPILAEEHVECHYKVDPNLFKPSADFLLRVSGMSMKDIGILDGDLLAVHRTTDVHNGQVVVARVDEDVTVKRLEKRGREVLLHAENDDFNTIKVDLASQPFNIEGIAVGVIRNADWM
- a CDS encoding cytochrome c oxidase subunit 3 → MAQQEQEYQKYYVPDQSPWPIVGAVALFLIAFGAGNFVVEQTRGESGYGGWTLVAGIVTLIVMLIGWFNNQIHESMSGLYSEQLGRSYRQGMAWFIFSEVMFFAAFFGALFYARVISVPWLDGAGNNAMTGEVLWPNFEAVWPLIKTPGGVETEAMGWMGLPLYNTIILLVSSVTCHYAHVALEKQKRSQLIAFLGVTILLGFFFITLQVEEYVHAYREMNLTLQSGVYGNTFFLLTGFHGMHVTLGTIILIVLFLRILKGHFTPENHFAFQAGSWYWHFVDVVWVMLFFFVYIL
- a CDS encoding cytochrome c oxidase assembly protein; protein product: MTQDTSTSQDKNGKLVIKLVAIVFGMFGFAFALVPLYEVFCQVTGLNGKTSDNAAIYESVEIDRSRIVTIEFITRTNTGMPWEFKAQTRKIEVYPGEMNQVDFYVKNSTTKDYVAQAIPSVSPGTAAIYINKTECFCFNHQPLAAGQEALMPMKFYVDPQLPKDITFFTLQYTLYDVTASAQDVAMNQG
- a CDS encoding VIT family protein — encoded protein: MSHHEIHRSHRVGWLRAAVLGANDGIVSTASLIIGVAAASAVHESILLAGVAGLVAGAMSMAAGEYVSVSSQSDTENADLAMEKRSLEDDFDFEKDELAQIYVTRGLDSALAMQVAEKLMAHDALGAHARDEIGLSESGAAQPVQAALFSAATFTLGAALPLLVAWVIPGAQLIPSVAVSSLLFLALLGALAARAGGAAISVGAIRVTFWGALAMALTAAVGRVFGVVA
- a CDS encoding DUF2909 domain-containing protein; this translates as MLVKLIVGGLLLFMLYNLFRAMMIMLKNDPNQPPMSKFIGRRVLVSVAIVLLLLLAVATGLITPNPRPY
- the coxB gene encoding cytochrome c oxidase subunit II; this encodes MIAFATSAETNSTADQYQLNLRQGVTDISAEVYDLHMLMFGICVVIAVLVFGVMFYSMFFHRKSRGAKPAHFHESVKVEIAWTIIPFVILVVMAFPAAKTLIAMEDASAADVTVLVTGSQWKWHYKYMDDDVEFYSSLATQPEQISNRFAKGENYLLEVDRPLVIPTGKKVRFLVTSDDVIHSWWVPDFAVKKDANPGFINEAWANVNHAGIYRGQCAELCGKDHGFMPIVVIAKEPAEYQAWITAQQESQRKAKEEEQRLLALNMSMDELMATGEQVYMRTCAACHQPNGGGLPGVFPALAGSAMALNDIPAHIDIVINGKTGTAMQAFGKQLTMSEIAAVVTYERNAWGNNTGDMIQAKDINAVMTGQ
- the ctaD gene encoding cytochrome c oxidase subunit I is translated as MSTATQDLHHDDHHHHAPSGIKRWLFTTNHKDIGTLYLWFAFIMFLIGGAMAMVIRAELFQPGLQIVEPNFFNQMTTVHGLIMVFGAVMPAFTGLANWLVPMMIGAPDMALPRMNNWSFWILPMAFTILLASLFMEGGGPAFGWTFYAPLSTTYSNDTTALFVFSVHIMGISSIMGAINVIVTIFNMRAPGMTWMKMPLFVWTWLITAFLLIAVMPVLAGAVTMVLTDKFFGTSFFNAAGGGDPVMFQHIFWFFGHPEVYIMILPAFGIISAIIPTFSRKKLFGYASMVYATTSIALLSFIVWAHHMFTTGMPVGAELFFMFATMLISVPTGVKVFNWVATMWRGSLSFEVPMLFALAFIVLFTIGGLSGLMLAITPVDFQYHDTYFVVAHFHYVLVTGAIFSIMAAVYYWLPKWTGKMFDITLAKWHFWCSLISVNVLFFPMHFVGLAGMPRRIPDYALQFADFNKWISLGGFAFGLSQLIFLALLIKACRKKGDPVSAQVWEGAEGLEWEIPSPAPYHTFETPPVIK